A part of Desulfomicrobium baculatum DSM 4028 genomic DNA contains:
- the ispG gene encoding flavodoxin-dependent (E)-4-hydroxy-3-methylbut-2-enyl-diphosphate synthase — MTQNDPSVLFPRVRTRSLSVGGVGIGGDNPVRVQSMTNTDTRDVDATLAQIKALAGAGCEIVRLAVLDLEAAMALKTICAATPVPLIADIHFDSRLAVQAVEAGVKGLRINPGNIGGPDKVDRVVDAARAAGVPIRIGVNSGSVDKELLKKHGGPTPAAMVESALGHVRLLEERKFGDIKISLKSSSVLGTIAAYRLMAKTVDYPLHIGVTEAGTAMRGAVKSSVGLGILLAEGIGDTLRVSLTADPVEEMLVAWEILRALGLRSRGPEIVSCPTCGRTEIGLIELASAVEDRLRGVEDVFTVAVMGCVVNGPGEAREADIGVAGGRESGLIFRKGEVVRKVKGRSELLPAFMEELEKFLEERRGVA, encoded by the coding sequence ATGACCCAAAACGATCCATCCGTACTTTTTCCGCGCGTAAGGACCCGCTCCCTCTCTGTGGGCGGGGTGGGCATTGGCGGGGACAACCCTGTGCGCGTGCAGTCCATGACCAACACGGATACTCGTGACGTCGACGCGACCCTGGCCCAGATCAAGGCCCTGGCCGGGGCCGGCTGCGAGATCGTGCGTCTGGCCGTGCTCGATCTGGAAGCGGCCATGGCTCTCAAAACCATCTGCGCCGCCACGCCCGTGCCGCTCATCGCGGATATCCACTTCGATTCCCGTCTGGCCGTGCAGGCCGTGGAGGCGGGCGTGAAGGGCCTGCGCATCAATCCCGGCAACATCGGCGGGCCTGACAAGGTCGATCGGGTGGTCGACGCAGCCCGCGCGGCCGGCGTGCCCATCCGCATCGGCGTGAACAGCGGCTCCGTGGACAAGGAACTGCTCAAAAAACACGGCGGCCCGACCCCTGCGGCCATGGTCGAGAGCGCCTTGGGACATGTGCGGTTGCTGGAAGAGCGCAAGTTTGGGGACATCAAAATTTCGCTCAAATCCTCAAGCGTTTTGGGTACGATCGCGGCCTACCGGCTCATGGCGAAGACCGTCGATTATCCGTTGCACATCGGCGTGACCGAAGCCGGTACGGCCATGCGCGGGGCGGTCAAGTCGTCCGTGGGTCTCGGGATTCTGCTGGCCGAGGGCATCGGCGACACGCTGCGGGTTTCGCTCACCGCCGATCCCGTGGAGGAAATGCTCGTGGCCTGGGAGATCCTGCGCGCTTTGGGCCTGCGCTCCAGAGGCCCGGAGATCGTATCCTGCCCGACCTGCGGCCGTACGGAGATAGGGCTCATCGAACTGGCCAGCGCCGTGGAAGACAGGCTGCGCGGGGTGGAGGACGTCTTCACCGTGGCGGTCATGGGCTGCGTGGTCAACGGGCCGGGCGAGGCGCGGGAGGCGGACATTGGCGTGGCCGGTGGCCGCGAGTCGGGCCTCATCTTCCGCAAGGGCGAGGTTGTGCGCAAGGTCAAGGGCCGGTCGGAGCTCTTGCCCGCCTTCATGGAAGAGCTGGAAAAATTTCTGGAGGAGCGGCGGGGCGTCGCATGA
- the xseA gene encoding exodeoxyribonuclease VII large subunit, producing MHIFSVRTLTQAIKDVLEGEFPFVWVRGQVSNLSRPPSGHVYFSLKDDDATLSVVWFKGAQPKGSVDGGERVNPVTGEVESGEPFALCDGQEVLVAGRMNVYPPRGAYQLVAELVQGQGLGELAVAFEAMKAKLAAKGYFDPDRKMVLPRNPRRVAVVTAPQGAALQDFLRIADDRGYGATIRVYPSLVQGESAPAQIAAALDRADRDGWAEVIALIRGGGSLEDLWAFNTEPVAEAVFRARLPVVCGVGHEVDTSIADLVADQRAATPSHAAQILWTERGVLRQQADEIFLALTRGMDRLLDLRERDLQRHAQGLAWHSPARRIERGGFELERLAGRLRQAIRTQVESRAATLVRLEDRMYRSFGPAAMLSLRSELDRAQGALEQVGSRFVRVRLESLRGVEGRLAALDPAAPLARGYALVRGSAGFVRSREDVQAGDEIRVQVADGEFSAEVLP from the coding sequence ATGCACATCTTCTCCGTCCGTACCCTCACCCAAGCCATCAAGGATGTCCTTGAAGGCGAATTCCCGTTCGTCTGGGTCCGGGGACAGGTTTCCAACCTTTCTCGTCCGCCGTCCGGGCATGTGTATTTTTCCCTCAAGGACGATGACGCCACCTTGAGCGTGGTCTGGTTCAAGGGGGCGCAGCCCAAGGGTTCCGTGGACGGTGGCGAGCGGGTCAATCCTGTTACCGGCGAGGTGGAGAGCGGGGAGCCTTTTGCGCTGTGCGATGGGCAGGAAGTGCTCGTGGCCGGGCGCATGAATGTCTATCCGCCGCGCGGGGCCTATCAGCTGGTGGCGGAGTTGGTGCAGGGGCAGGGCTTGGGCGAGCTGGCCGTGGCCTTTGAGGCCATGAAGGCCAAGCTTGCCGCCAAGGGCTATTTCGATCCGGACCGCAAAATGGTCCTGCCGCGCAATCCGCGCCGCGTTGCCGTGGTCACGGCTCCCCAGGGCGCGGCCTTGCAGGATTTTTTGCGCATCGCGGATGACCGGGGCTATGGGGCCACCATTCGGGTCTATCCGAGCCTGGTGCAGGGCGAGAGCGCTCCGGCGCAGATTGCCGCCGCCCTGGACCGCGCCGACCGGGACGGGTGGGCCGAGGTCATCGCGCTCATTCGCGGCGGCGGGTCCCTCGAAGACCTGTGGGCCTTCAACACCGAGCCCGTGGCCGAGGCCGTGTTCCGGGCGCGGCTGCCGGTCGTGTGCGGCGTGGGGCATGAAGTGGACACGAGCATAGCCGATCTGGTGGCGGACCAGCGCGCGGCCACGCCGTCGCATGCGGCGCAGATTTTGTGGACCGAACGCGGCGTGCTGCGTCAGCAGGCCGACGAAATTTTTCTGGCTCTGACGCGCGGCATGGATCGCCTGCTGGACCTGCGCGAGCGCGACCTGCAGCGCCATGCGCAGGGTCTTGCCTGGCATTCCCCGGCCCGGCGCATCGAGCGCGGCGGCTTTGAACTGGAGCGCCTGGCTGGCCGTCTGCGGCAGGCCATTCGCACGCAGGTGGAAAGCCGCGCCGCGACCCTGGTGCGTCTGGAGGATCGGATGTATCGATCCTTTGGCCCGGCCGCGATGCTGTCGCTGCGTTCGGAACTGGACAGGGCGCAAGGGGCCCTGGAACAGGTCGGAAGCCGCTTCGTGCGTGTCCGCCTGGAGAGTCTGCGCGGAGTCGAGGGCCGTCTGGCCGCCCTGGACCCTGCGGCCCCGCTGGCGCGTGGATACGCGCTGGTCCGAGGTTCGGCCGGTTTTGTTCGTTCGCGGGAGGATGTGCAGGCGGGGGATGAGATCCGGGTGCAGGTGGCGGACGGAGAATTTTCAGCGGAGGTGCTGCCATGA
- a CDS encoding proline--tRNA ligase: MLFSKFYVPTLKETPAEAEVISHKLLLRAGMIRKLTSGIYTYMPLGLRAINKVANIVREEMNRAGAQEISMPMVQPADLWQESGRWDFYGKELLRLKDRHGRDYCLGPTHEEVITDLIRGEVRSYRQLPINLYQIQTKFRDEIRPRFGLMRGREFIMKDAYSFDKDDEGVNASYQAMYDAYTRVFTRLGLEFRAVSADSGAIGGSFSHEFMVLADTGEDTLAVCTSCSYAANLEKAETKAQPMCTTTCAAYEQVATPGKHTVEDVAGFLAVAMTQVMKTLLFDVDGKSVAVLLRGDREVNDVKLKNLLGATSVELATPEQVVAWTGAPVGFAGPVGLTVDAIYADHEIAAGTDFVCGANAADAHLIHVDPRRDITLSTDAAPTGYADLRSITLDDPCPACGGSLTMPKGIEVGHVFKLGTKYSKSMNATFLDENGKEQVIIMGCYGIGVSRVVAACIEQNNDANGMIFPPSIAPFEITILAMSTKDEKVMAKGREIHDWLESQGIDTLFDDRDERPGVKFNEADLLGSPMQIVIGGKGLEKGVLEVKNRKTGEKRELPVADWQNAVLEWRKEVMKEWGLA, translated from the coding sequence ATGCTTTTCAGCAAATTCTACGTGCCCACCCTGAAGGAAACCCCGGCCGAGGCCGAGGTGATCAGCCACAAGCTTCTGCTGCGCGCGGGCATGATCCGCAAGCTGACCAGCGGCATCTACACCTACATGCCGCTTGGCCTTCGTGCCATCAACAAGGTCGCAAACATCGTGCGCGAGGAGATGAACCGGGCCGGGGCCCAGGAAATCTCCATGCCCATGGTGCAGCCGGCCGACCTGTGGCAGGAGAGCGGGCGCTGGGATTTCTACGGCAAGGAGCTCCTGCGCCTCAAAGACCGTCACGGCCGCGACTACTGCCTCGGACCCACGCACGAGGAGGTCATCACCGACCTGATCCGCGGCGAGGTCCGCTCCTACCGTCAGCTGCCCATCAATCTGTACCAGATCCAGACTAAGTTTCGCGACGAGATTCGCCCTCGCTTCGGCCTCATGCGCGGGCGCGAGTTCATCATGAAGGACGCCTATTCCTTCGACAAGGACGACGAGGGCGTGAACGCCAGCTACCAAGCCATGTACGACGCCTACACCCGCGTCTTCACCCGCCTGGGCCTGGAATTTCGGGCCGTCAGCGCGGACTCCGGCGCCATCGGTGGCAGTTTTTCCCATGAGTTCATGGTGCTGGCCGACACCGGCGAAGACACCCTGGCCGTATGTACATCCTGCTCCTACGCCGCCAACCTGGAGAAGGCGGAAACCAAGGCTCAGCCCATGTGCACAACTACCTGCGCCGCGTACGAGCAGGTAGCCACTCCTGGCAAGCACACGGTGGAAGACGTGGCCGGATTCCTGGCCGTGGCCATGACCCAGGTCATGAAGACCCTGCTCTTTGACGTGGACGGCAAATCCGTGGCCGTGCTGCTGCGCGGCGACCGCGAAGTCAACGACGTGAAGCTGAAAAATCTCCTCGGCGCGACCAGCGTCGAGCTGGCCACCCCGGAACAGGTCGTGGCCTGGACCGGCGCGCCCGTGGGCTTTGCCGGACCGGTAGGACTTACGGTCGACGCCATCTACGCGGATCACGAGATCGCGGCGGGCACGGACTTTGTCTGCGGAGCCAACGCCGCCGACGCGCACCTCATCCACGTCGACCCGCGCCGCGACATCACCCTGTCCACGGACGCCGCCCCCACGGGCTACGCGGACCTGCGCTCCATCACCCTGGACGACCCCTGCCCGGCCTGCGGCGGCTCCCTGACCATGCCCAAAGGCATCGAGGTCGGCCACGTCTTCAAGCTCGGCACCAAGTACTCCAAGTCCATGAACGCGACCTTCCTGGACGAGAACGGCAAGGAACAGGTCATCATCATGGGCTGCTACGGCATCGGCGTCAGCCGCGTGGTCGCGGCCTGCATCGAGCAGAACAACGACGCAAACGGCATGATCTTCCCGCCGTCCATCGCACCCTTCGAAATCACCATCCTGGCCATGTCCACCAAGGACGAAAAGGTCATGGCCAAAGGCCGCGAAATCCACGACTGGCTCGAATCCCAAGGCATCGACACCCTGTTCGACGACCGCGACGAACGCCCCGGCGTGAAGTTCAACGAAGCGGACCTGCTCGGCTCCCCCATGCAGATCGTCATCGGCGGCAAGGGGCTCGAAAAGGGCGTGCTGGAGGTGAAGAACCGCAAGACGGGCGAGAAGAGGGAACTGCCCGTGGCCGATTGGCAGAATGCGGTTCTGGAATGGCGCAAGGAAGTGATGAAGGAGTGGGGTCTGGCATAA
- a CDS encoding M23 family metallopeptidase, translating to MTFGRVLFFMLLTLFLSAMPGPGLHAAQLRLECPEVIGIGLPFVVRVESDEPLDRLRVEWAGKTLTVPGAGKKAVEFLLGTDVLKSRPGSETLRILKLGLSPLAVQTSILVEQRDFPEQRLTVPTEMASPPAAVQERIARENAEIRAVLNTVSPDSHLILPLMRPVPGEVSSDYGLKRFFNDMERNPHRGLDLRAALGDPVRAAAPGQIVLAADHYYGGRSVFLDHGLGVFTVYMHLDDIKVRQGDMVEAGEILGLAGQTGRVTGPHLHLGLYVLDLAMDPAALFFAKQSQ from the coding sequence ATGACGTTTGGGCGAGTTCTTTTTTTCATGCTTTTGACCCTGTTCCTGTCAGCCATGCCCGGCCCGGGCTTGCATGCGGCGCAACTGCGCCTGGAATGTCCGGAAGTCATCGGAATCGGCCTGCCCTTCGTGGTCAGGGTCGAGTCCGACGAGCCTCTGGACAGGCTGCGCGTGGAGTGGGCCGGGAAGACGCTTACCGTACCCGGGGCCGGAAAGAAGGCTGTTGAATTTCTGCTCGGAACGGACGTGCTCAAGTCCAGGCCGGGCTCTGAGACCCTGCGCATCCTCAAGCTTGGCCTCAGTCCTCTGGCCGTGCAGACTTCCATTCTGGTCGAGCAGCGCGACTTTCCCGAGCAGCGTCTGACCGTGCCTACGGAAATGGCCAGCCCCCCTGCGGCAGTGCAGGAGCGCATCGCGCGCGAAAACGCCGAGATACGCGCAGTCCTGAACACGGTGTCCCCCGACAGCCATCTCATTTTGCCGCTCATGCGGCCTGTTCCGGGCGAAGTCAGCAGTGATTACGGCCTGAAGCGTTTTTTCAACGACATGGAGCGCAACCCGCACCGAGGACTTGATCTGCGGGCCGCGTTGGGCGATCCCGTACGGGCCGCCGCGCCCGGGCAGATCGTGCTTGCGGCGGATCATTATTACGGCGGCCGATCGGTTTTTCTCGACCACGGCCTGGGCGTGTTCACCGTTTACATGCATCTGGACGATATAAAGGTTCGTCAGGGCGACATGGTCGAGGCCGGGGAGATTCTCGGACTGGCAGGCCAGACCGGGCGGGTCACGGGGCCGCATCTGCACCTGGGCCTCTACGTGCTCGATCTGGCCATGGACCCGGCGGCCCTTTTTTTCGCGAAACAAAGCCAATAA
- a CDS encoding ADP-ribosylglycohydrolase family protein: MSGKDFQDRAVGAIMGAFIGDALALGPHWYYNLDDLRRDYGDWITGYTDPKPGRYHAGLRAGQQSQAGFILELTLASLVERGEYDAEDFCQRMDYELFSLLDGTPVSGPGSYTSQSIREAWRRRVKQKLPWGQTAGQADTTEAIERTLAIAVRYALDPAQLATAVAGNAALTQADDLVLSLTVAFGTVLGQLVQGHPLDTEISDRLMKLVKTGELPFHAVTRENLQPPRPGDPDPPRAGRFASPDALLSPAYMAAAAADPGVRIEPAWKVSLVYGMPCAIYHQLPAAYYLAARFRDDFESAVLHAVNGGGQNQARAILTGALVGAQAGFSGIPWRFTDGLARGTDLLELAERLAEQAAGEGR, translated from the coding sequence ATGTCTGGTAAGGACTTTCAGGACCGCGCCGTCGGGGCCATCATGGGCGCTTTCATCGGGGACGCCCTGGCCCTCGGACCGCATTGGTACTACAATCTGGACGACCTGCGCCGCGACTATGGCGACTGGATCACCGGCTACACCGACCCGAAGCCTGGCCGCTATCATGCAGGCTTGCGGGCCGGGCAGCAGTCCCAGGCGGGATTCATCCTCGAACTGACGCTGGCCTCTCTGGTGGAGCGCGGCGAGTATGATGCCGAGGATTTCTGCCAGCGCATGGACTATGAGCTGTTTTCCCTGCTCGACGGCACGCCCGTGAGCGGACCGGGGAGCTACACCAGCCAGTCCATCCGCGAGGCCTGGCGGCGGCGCGTCAAGCAAAAGCTGCCGTGGGGACAGACCGCGGGACAGGCCGACACCACCGAGGCCATCGAGCGCACCCTGGCCATCGCCGTGCGCTACGCCCTTGATCCCGCGCAGCTTGCCACGGCCGTGGCCGGTAACGCCGCCCTGACCCAGGCCGATGACCTCGTCCTGTCCCTGACCGTGGCCTTCGGCACCGTGCTCGGGCAATTGGTGCAGGGGCATCCGCTGGACACGGAGATTTCCGACCGGCTCATGAAGCTGGTCAAGACCGGGGAGCTGCCGTTTCACGCCGTGACCCGCGAGAACCTGCAGCCGCCACGACCGGGTGATCCCGATCCGCCGCGCGCCGGGCGTTTCGCGTCTCCTGACGCGCTCCTGTCCCCTGCGTACATGGCCGCCGCAGCTGCGGACCCAGGCGTCCGCATCGAACCGGCCTGGAAGGTCTCTCTGGTCTATGGCATGCCCTGCGCCATCTACCATCAGCTGCCCGCTGCATATTACTTGGCGGCGCGCTTCCGTGACGACTTTGAATCCGCCGTGCTCCATGCCGTGAACGGCGGCGGACAGAACCAGGCCCGCGCCATCCTGACGGGCGCCCTGGTCGGGGCTCAGGCGGGATTTTCCGGCATTCCCTGGCGCTTCACCGACGGCCTTGCGCGAGGCACCGACTTGCTGGAGCTTGCGGAGAGGCTGGCGGAGCAGGCGGCGGGGGAGGGCCGTTGA
- a CDS encoding DUF1016 N-terminal domain-containing protein, with the protein MSTSLFQYGSLLGKIKSRIRSAQAKAALSANAEMIAMYWDIGRMIHNRQVEEGWGAGVIPRLAADLKNELPEVKGFSERNLKYMIRFAREYGTDLEDGFLSSRAIVQQPAALFAEGDDRGPIVQQVAAQSEMPLAVILGLPWFHHIALFEKINN; encoded by the coding sequence TTGAGTACTAGCCTTTTCCAATACGGTTCCCTTTTGGGAAAGATCAAGTCTCGTATCCGCTCGGCACAGGCGAAAGCGGCGCTTTCCGCTAACGCGGAGATGATAGCCATGTATTGGGACATCGGGCGGATGATCCATAATCGTCAAGTTGAAGAGGGGTGGGGGGCGGGCGTCATTCCTCGGCTGGCTGCGGATTTGAAAAATGAACTGCCTGAAGTTAAAGGATTTTCTGAACGAAATTTGAAGTACATGATTCGTTTCGCTCGAGAATACGGTACGGACCTTGAGGATGGGTTTCTTTCTTCGCGGGCAATTGTGCAGCAGCCTGCTGCACTTTTCGCAGAGGGCGATGATCGAGGACCGATTGTGCAGCAGGTTGCTGCACAATCGGAAATGCCCCTTGCCGTCATATTGGGACTGCCGTGGTTTCATCACATAGCCCTTTTTGAGAAGATCAATAATTAA